Sequence from the Burkholderia cepacia genome:
ATCGACGAAGCCCTGCAGGAACTTGCGGGTGTCTTCGCTGACGATCTGGCCCTGATCGTCGATGCGTGCCGGATCGTGCTTGATGAACATCTCGGGTTGCCCGAGGGTCTTCACGTCGAGATACGCGAGCACGTTGCGCAGGTGCTGCTGCGCGAGCGCGGTGCCCGTCGCGCCCGGCGACGTGCCGAGCACCGCACCCGGCTTGCCCGACCACGAATTGGAACCCCACGGGCGCGAGCCCCAGTCGAGCGCATTCTTGAGCACGCCCGGAATCGAGCGGTTGTACTCGGGCGTGAAGAACAGCAGCGCATCGGCGGCTTCGATCGACTGCTTGAAGCGCTTCGCGACTTCCGGGAAATCCGCGTCGTAGTCCTGGCTGTACAGCGGCAATTCGCCGATCTCGACGAACTCGAACGAGAAATCGGCGGGGGCGAGCGAGATCACGGCGTGCGCGAGCGCGCGGTTCCACGAAGCGCGACGCAGGCTGCCGACGATGACCGCAATGCGATGTGCCATGACTGTCTCCTTCCGGTGGGTGTGGAATAGAATCGATTGCTTCAGGATAGGCGGCAAAGGTCTGTTTATAGGCAAGCCAGCCCGCGAACCGTCCCACGGGGCCGCCCGGCCGACTTTCCACAAGGTTTTCCACAGAAATTGTGGATAACTTTGTCGACATGCCCGGCTGTTACACATGACCGGTCGCGCACCAACGTTTGCGCGAAGCCAACCTGTCGGCAAGCATAGCGCAGCCCGCCAGCCGAATTCATGAACAATGTTGCGCATTGCGGGCAGGCGCGACGCCCAGTAAGCTGCTCGCACCGCGCGGCGCGGCGACCTGTGGCGCGCGCGGCTTCCTCCCGAGAGATTCCCGACGATGCCGTCCGCTTACGACGATCCCGCCTATCTCGCGCAACTGCGGCACGACCTGCTGCGCTTCGCGCGACTCCAGCTCCGCGATGCCGACGCGGCCGAAGACGCCGTGCAGGAAGCGCTCGCCGCCGCGTGGTCGCATGCGGGCGATTTCGCCGGGCTGTCGGCCCACAAGACCTGGGTGTTCGGCATCCTGCGCAACAAGCTGATCGACGTGCTGCGCGCGCGGCAGCGCACGGTGAGCTTGTCGGCACTCGATGCCGAGCTCGACGGGGAATCGGCGCTCGATCGCGAGCTGTTCAAGGAAAACGGGCACTGGGCCGCGCATGCGAAGCCGCGACCGTGGCCGAGACCGGAAACGCTGTTGCAGCAGCAGCAGTTCTGGACGCTGTTCCAGACCTGCCTCGATCACCTGCCGGAGCAGATCGGGCGCGTGTTCATGATGCGCGAATTCCTCGACGTGGAAATTACGGACATCTGCAGCGAATTGACGCTGACGACGAATCATTGCAGCGTGCTGCTGTATCGGGCGCGCACGCGCCTGCGAACCTGCCTCAGTGAAAAAGGACTGACGACCGAAGATGCTGCCGGGGAAATGTACTGACGTGACGCGACTGCTGTCGGATGCGCTCGACCGGCGCCTGACGGTCCACGAGCGCGTGCAGGTGCGCGTGCATTTGCCGACCTGCAGCGGCTGCCGGCAATACCGTGAGCAGATCGCGCTGCTGCGCGCGGCGGCGAAGGCCGCGGCGGGGCAGGGGGACGAGGAGGCGTGACGGCTTCGCCGGCTTTGGGCTGACGCTGGCGGTCGAGAAACGCGACGTGCGCATCGGCGTTGATCGTCGAGCGACGCTGCCGGTGATTCCTGCCGTTGACGCGTGTCGGCGTGATACCCGCCGTGGGACGCGCCGATAGATCGCGGTGCCGACGCGGCCGATCCGGCCGCACGTCGAGCACGCATCGATCAATCCGGAGCATTCGCGCCGGATCGGCACAATAAGAAAAATACGTGAAATTAGAATTATTCGAACAATTCGCGCACCGATTCGGGCGGCCGGCCGATGGCGGCCTTGCCCTTGTACACGACGATCGGACGCTGAAGCAGGACCGGATGGGCGGCGATCGCGTCGTAGGCCTGCGCATCGGTCAAATCCGCGCGACCGAGATCGAGCGCCTTGTACGGCTCCTCGTTGTCGCGCAGCATGTCGCGAACCGGACGCGCGAGCTGACGATGCAGCGTTTCCAACGCCTCGACCGTCGGAGGCGTCTTCAGATACTCGATGACATTCACGGGCGTGCCGCTCGGCTTCAGCGCCTCGACA
This genomic interval carries:
- a CDS encoding RNA polymerase factor sigma-70 — protein: MPSAYDDPAYLAQLRHDLLRFARLQLRDADAAEDAVQEALAAAWSHAGDFAGLSAHKTWVFGILRNKLIDVLRARQRTVSLSALDAELDGESALDRELFKENGHWAAHAKPRPWPRPETLLQQQQFWTLFQTCLDHLPEQIGRVFMMREFLDVEITDICSELTLTTNHCSVLLYRARTRLRTCLSEKGLTTEDAAGEMY
- a CDS encoding NADPH-dependent FMN reductase, which produces MAHRIAVIVGSLRRASWNRALAHAVISLAPADFSFEFVEIGELPLYSQDYDADFPEVAKRFKQSIEAADALLFFTPEYNRSIPGVLKNALDWGSRPWGSNSWSGKPGAVLGTSPGATGTALAQQHLRNVLAYLDVKTLGQPEMFIKHDPARIDDQGQIVSEDTRKFLQGFVDRYAAWVRLNKGA
- a CDS encoding zf-HC2 domain-containing protein encodes the protein MLPGKCTDVTRLLSDALDRRLTVHERVQVRVHLPTCSGCRQYREQIALLRAAAKAAAGQGDEEA
- the arsC gene encoding arsenate reductase (glutaredoxin) (This arsenate reductase requires both glutathione and glutaredoxin to convert arsenate to arsenite, after which the efflux transporter formed by ArsA and ArsB can extrude the arsenite from the cell, providing resistance.), coding for MITIYHNPRCSKSRETLALVEALKPSGTPVNVIEYLKTPPTVEALETLHRQLARPVRDMLRDNEEPYKALDLGRADLTDAQAYDAIAAHPVLLQRPIVVYKGKAAIGRPPESVRELFE